Below is a genomic region from Henckelia pumila isolate YLH828 chromosome 3, ASM3356847v2, whole genome shotgun sequence.
ataaataagttatttcagtacagaaattacacacaacaggtcattatttttgagagcaattttcgaaaaccctaccctctctctcaaaaacgttttcggccgacccctcccctctgcccgagaaaattccggtctgtgattttgagtcgcggtcaggaataacgaatcagattcgtgtaatctcttcgcagaaaacttctgatagattttctagtgcaatctatcagagggattaaacctctgttcgtggacctgattgaaggcgttcatcggttccagggagagacaacaagagcagaattgttctgttggtgtccattaatctcgttgcgagatttgaggtaaaatttatttaattgttatttaaattttacacacacaataattcaatcgttgtatggttgatacccacaccatggaatcgttccatgagaaaatttttaaacttccgctgcaccgggtatcaatcgtaattggtctgggaactcgccagttttcctacACTACCCCTAACTCTTGGGAAATGCAACGGTCGCAAGACCAGGATTGTGAGCTTTATTATAGTAGATGCTCCGTCTGCCTATAACGCCATACTGGGTAGACCTGCCATGACCACTTTCATGGCTGTCGCATCAGCTCTGCATCAGAAAATAAAGTTCCCAGTTGGTAATGAGATCGGTGAAGTACAAGGTGATCAAGTTATTGCTCGCAAATGATATGTGGAGGAGGTCAGAATAGAACAAAAGGTGACCAGGACTGATAGAGTTGATAGACCTGGACTTTCTAGCATGGAAAAAGTCAACCTGATAGAAGACACAACTGTCACGGCTGAAGAAGAAACTGAGGAAATCATGATCTCCCCTCCTCCGGGGACGGTAAAAATTGCTCGCACCCTTGAAGCACAGTTAAAGCAAACCTTATTGGAAtgcttggaaaaaaataaagatgttTTTGCATGGTCAGTTTCAGACCTGGTAGGGGTCCATCGAGAAGTAGCAGAGCACAAGCTCAATGTGATAAAGGATTGTTATCCTATTATTCAAAAGAAACCACACTTCGGTCCTGAGAAAGATGCGGTAATAAAGGAACAAGTAGACGAATTACTCAGGGCTGGACACATTGAGGAAATCTATTTCCCGACCTGGTTGTCCAATATAGTTCTGGTGCCAAAGTCCTCTGGTAAATGGCGCATGTGTGTGGATTTTCGGGATCTGAACAAGGCATGCCCAAAGGACTGTTATCCGTTACCCAGAATTGATCAACTTTTCGATTCCACAGCAGGGCACGAGCTGCTCAGCTTCTTGGATGCCTATCAAGGATATCATCAAATCCCACTAGCTAAAGAGGACAAGGataaagtgagttttgtgacaTCAACAGGAACATATTGTTACATGGCCATGCCGTTTGGGCTAAAAAATGCTGGGGCTACATACCAAAGGTTGATGGATAAAGTATTCGAGCAACAAATTGGCAAAAATATCGAGgtctatgtagatgatatccTGGTCAAGACCCGAACTGCAGACCAGTTCATTACCGACCTAACTCAaacttttcagactttgaaGCACTATCAGCTTAAGCTAAACCCCAGCAAGTGTACTTTCGGAGTCCGAGCTGGAAAGTTTCTTGGTTATATGGTTACGAGAAGGGGAATTGAGGCAAATCCGGAAAACGGTCCATGCTATTATTTCTATGAGCTCGCCCAGGAATATACAAGAGGTACAAAGGTTAACAGGAAGAATCACAGCGTTAGCCCGGTTAGGAAAGATGGAACAAATCACCAGCCTGTTTACTTTGTGAGTCATGCTTTGAATGGACCAGAGCTCAATTACCTAACTCAAGAAAAGCTTGCCTTAGCTTtggtcatcactgcaagaaaatTACGTCCTTACTTCCTGTCACATCCCATCACCGTGCTCACCAATAGCGTTCTGGGAAAAATTGCAACTAATCCAGATGCATCGGGAAGACTTATCAGGTGGATTACAGAGTTGAGTGAGTACGACATCAAATTTGAGCCTCGGATAGCCATAAAATCTCAAGCCCTACCAGACTTATTAGCAGAGACAGTTCAGTTAGAACAAGAGGAACTTTGGAAGATTTTTGTAGAAGGGTCATCATGTCAATCAGGGAGCGGAGCTGGAGTCGTGATTATCTCACCTTGGGGTGAAGAAACAAATATCTCAATTAGATTGGACTTCAGAGCTTCTAACAACTAAGCAGAATATGATGCATTATTACTTGGACTCATGGCAGCACGGAATCTGGGTATTTCTCGGGCTACTCTATATTCCGATTCCCAATTAGCTATTCAGCAGAGCAACGGGAAGTTTGAGATCAAAGATGATAAGATGAGGAAATATGCCAAGGAATTAGACAAAGCCAAGGAAGGATTCACCGAACTGAACTTGGAGCTCATCCCTCGAGCTGAGAACATCAAGGCCGACCATTTGGCTTGCTTAGCCAGTGCCTTGAGTGACCGACCTGACCCCATTGTTGCAGGTCGGGCTCTCGTATCTCAGCTGGAAACTCTTGATGATATGCTAACTCAAGTACCAAAAGGGGATTGGAGATATGATCTGCACAAATATCTAACCGCGAAAGAATTaccaattgataataaaaaatcTAAGGAGATAAAACGAAGGGCACTTTGTTTCGTCATGATAGATCAAATTCTGTTCAAAAGATCCTTCACTCAACCTTTGTTAAAGTGTCTAGGTCCCGACGAAGCAAATTATGTATTACGGGAAATTCATGAAGGGTCTTGCGAAAGTCATCTAGGTAGTCTTGCCCTGGCTCGGAAAGCCCTTCTTGCTGGTTTCTTTTGGCCTACTATGCGGAAAGACTCTTTAGATCTGGTTCATTCATGTTATAATTGTCAGAGACATGCTAACTTACAGTGGATACCCGCAGAATATATGAAGGTAGTAGTGGCTGCTTGTCCTTTTGATCAGTGGGGATGGATATTGTTGGGCCATTCCCTATTAGCACGGGGCAAAGGAAGTTTTTGTTGGTCGCAGTCGATTACTTTTCCAAATGGGTGGAAGCTGATCCCCTGGAAAAAATTACAGAGAATGAAGTGCTCAATTTTCTATGGAAAAATATAGTGTGCCGCTTCGGGATCCCTCGCAGGTTAGCATCAGACAATGGAAGACAGTTCTGTGGATCCAAAGTCCGAGCATGGTGTCAAGAAATGAAGATCAAACAAGTTTTCACCTCTGTAGCATACCCGCAAGGGAATGTACAGGTCGAAGTTACCAACAGAACGATAGTCCAGTCTCTTAAGACACGACTGGATGCAGCCAAGGGCAAGTGGGCGGACGAACTCCCTTCCGTATTGTGGTCTTACCGAACTACAACTCAATCCGGTACGGGTGAAACTCCTTTCAGTATGGTGTATGGGACTGAAACTGTTCTCCCAGCAGAAATTGGACAAGAGAGTGCTAGGATAATGGCATATGGGGCAAACAATCAAGAACTGCGAGCAATGGATTTGGACTTACTTGAATAGCACAGGTCCCGAGCTGCAATTAGGCTCGCAGCCTATAGCAAGCGAATGACCCAGGCCTACAACAAAAGAGTATATCCTAAGGTTTTCCAGGAGGGAGACCTGGTTATGCGAAAGATACAACATCCAGGGGAAAGAGGAAAGCTagaggccaagtatgaaggcccATTCAAAGTGATAGGAAAAGCTGGAATAGCTGCATATTACTTAGAAGATGCCCAAGGAAAAAAGggtaaaaggccatggaatgctcAGCACTTGAAAAAATACTATCCCTAGTAGCCCAGCTCGggtctcgtcatattatttatatctTACTAAGCTGGTTCTTAACCAGCCAAGTCTTTTTGCGTTACAGTCATTCCTGTTTTGTTTACATCAGGGTCAGTCCTGTTTTAGCGTCAATTTTGTTTTTGAATGTTGCAAAAGTCATTTTTGTTTTATGGAACACCCTATGATTTTTGGTAACATCCTTtactcaaagtccacctcagtggcccacatcagtggaaatcaaagcccaggcaggtctggcactcaaggaccacatcagtggaactcaaagcccagacaggtctggcactcaaggaccacattagtggaactcaaagcccagacaggtttgacactcaaggaccacattagtggaactcaaagcccaggcaggtctggcactcaaggaccacatcagtaaaactcaaagcccaggcaggtctggcattcaaggaccacttcagtggaactcaaagcccaggcaggtctggcacacaaATTCCACcttagtggcccacatcagtggaactcaaagcccagacaggtctgtcactcaaggaccacatcagtggaactcaaagcccaggcaggtctggcgcACAAAGTCCATCTCAGTggtccacatcagtggaactcaaagcccagacaggtctggcactcaaggaccatatcagtggaactcaaagcccaggcaggtctggcgcACAATGTCCACCTCAGGgacccacatcagtggaactcaaagatCAGGTAGGTCTGGCTCGAAAAATTTAAGCAGGTTTGTCATATCAAATTTTTATTAGTTTAGGCAGGACTGGTGTCAAAAAATCAACCCTTGGTACTTAAAAAATTTGATTGGGGCTCTATTTCAAAGATTGGTATGGTTTAAACAGTTAATAACTTGGGGCTTGATTTTTATTCGGCCATTCCAGGTACATGCAGATCGAGTTTCAATGAGTTAAAGTCATGGCTTGCATCCGGCCAATCCTGGTATATGTAGGTCAGGCTTTAATGATTCACAatcaatttgatttttattcatCCAGTCTGGGAACATGTAGGTCGGGTTTTAATGAATTTGTTGTTCATCCAATCCGGGTACATGTAGGTCGGGATTTAATGATTTACAATTAATTGGATTTTCATTCATCCACTCCGGGTAGATGTAGGTCGGGGTTTAATGACTTAATAGATTTTGGCTCGACTGTCATTCACAATAAATACGAAGCATGATAGAATGTCAATATAGAAGCCCGAATAAGCCAAAAATATTCATTCACAAAGGAACATAAACCATGTATCAGCCCGACCTGggcaacaacaaaaataaatgaCCGCGCAGGTTCTATAAAATGGATCAtattgttcaaaaaaaaaagaagtaatCAAGGGGCGGAGGCATCTGGTGTCCCTGAGCTCGGGTCGGGATTTTTTGTTTTCTCCAGCTCGGTATCTTCTGAGTCTTTGTCGGGCATGTCGTCAAGAGCTTTGGTACAGTCCAGAAAAAGAGCAGGGTGCTCGATCTCTGAATACCCATTATCCCTGAACTGGGCTAGGCACCCCTTAACGCCCTCATCAAAAAAGGTAGCCGCCTTCTCAGCTACCGCGTTTGAAAAATCCGCGGAGTTCAGGAACTCCTTTTTCCTGACCTCCTTCGCAGCCTCAAGCTGCTTGGTCAGGGCCCGTACTCGGTTCTCTAGTTCAATCTTATCCACCTCCAGCTCGGCAGTCTTTTTGTGGGAAACCTCAAGAGCATCTCGCCCGGACTCAATCTCCACCCTCATCTCGGTCACCTCCTCGTTGTGCTCCTTCTTCATCTCACGAGATTTCCGTGTGAGTTCAGAAATCCGAGCTACGAAGGCTTCTTGGTTCATGGTATGTTCTTCCCGGGCTTTAAAAGCTCGATTGGTGATCTCCCCTCCCCAAGCTAGAGCCTGTGAAAATATAAAGGGTAAATGACAGCTCGGTAAATGCTAGCTCGGTATACAAGGTAAGATTGAAAAATTGCAACATACCTGCAGGGATGCCAGAGCAAAGTTCTGTTCAGCCTCCAAGATTGGCACCGCTTGTAGGATTTTTAAGTCAGATCGGGAAATCAAGTTCTGCATTATGCCCAGGCAGCCTTGCGGGTCGGGCTTTGAGAAAAAAGACATATCTGGGACCCCGGGCTGATCAGGCATTCCTTGAACTCAATATCAGGTATGGATTCGAACTCCACTATGGGTTCCTTGCCACGAGCTCGGGATGAGGAAACAGTGGGCGGCTGCTGAAACTCGAGAAGACCAGTGCTGTGCTGGTCCTTGGCTTTGGAGTTTTTCTTTTTGGATGTATCAGTAGGAGGGGGCTCAGGATGAGCACCGGCCTCACCTTCTGTTTTCTTCCTTTTCAGATTCTTTAGAGCAGCTCGGAAATTACCAGGCATGGCTGCAGATCTGATCCTGTCGTCTAAATCAAACAAAAAGCGATAAATAAAATGCACGGGTTTAAGTTAATCTAGATAAGGGTAGCACGGGTACAGGGGTACTACCTACATCCCCTTCGATCTCTAATCCCTTCCCACTGAAGCCGTAATGACATAGCAGATCATCCTCAATCAGGCTTTCAATGTTAAAGGTTTGCACGGACATTGTGTTGATAAAGTTTGTGAAATCATAAGTGGGTAGAGCTATGGGTTCAGGGGTTGTGAAATTCATAGCCCAATTAGACCGACATTCCCAGGGCTGGTTGGgtttaacataaaaataccTGTTTGTCCAACCCTTGTGGGAGGTAGGCTTACCCTTCAAAAAGGGGTACTCGGGTCGCATGGAAATATAAAAATGACCCAGGACGGTTTTCTTAATTTGTAGGTAATAGGTGAAATTTCCTAAGTCTAAGGGAATTCTAAAAAAACAGAACAGGACAGCTAGGGATAAGATCGAACTAAAGGAATTCGGGGACAACTGACTTGGACAGACGCAGAAATATTGACAGATTTGTGACACACAGCTCTGGAGAGGAAATCTCAAGACCATTTTTACCTGATCTAGACTAAAACTTAGAAAGTCAAGGGGAGGTTTGTGAGCTCGGTCCTTCCGACCTGGGATTAGGAGGTCATAACCCTCAGGCATGCTCGATCTCTCCCTAATGAGGGGACCCAGGTTCGGGCTTAAATGGGAGGCCAATACCTCAAACCATTTTTTGCCTTTAGCAGATAATCGGGCTTCGTCCGACCTAAGTCTGTGTAGTCGCTTCAATTTTTCCTCTCGAGTTTCCGATAAATCCAGATCTGAACTTGGATTTTCGGAGTCGGAATGCTCGGGGTTGTCAGAAGGAGAGTTAGGTGCATGAACAAATTCTACTATCTCTCTAACGGAAGTCTCATTCAGAGATGACATATTAACTAACCTAAGgaaagaaaggtaagacttacAAATGGATAGGCTGCAGTGGTATGGCTCGGGAACGACACAAGAAGGACGGGAATAGGCAGTCCGGGTCGGGTGAGCTCTCGAAATTTCTAAAGCATAACAGTACAAGAGTGAAAGGTAAAAAACGAAATTGGTGAATTGATCTAGACCGTGGATTGTTACCTCGATCTACGGCTCAGGACGGGACAAGTTAGGCCATCTAAGCTTTGGGAGGTGAACAGTCCGAGGACATCTAGGTCGTCCATTAAAAACACATCACGCGGATCCTGATCTGGACCGTCTAAAAGACACATCGCATGAATTCAATTTTGAGCTGTTCGAATGAAGCATGGGTAGTTCGGGGTCCGGACTGCATTCTTGGTCTGaattcattcttcttttagaccagttagggaggtactattgataCCCCGGGAAATTATTTTAACCCGAACCCGTTCATTATGAGTTTAAGAGGGTTGACACAATTATgggattattattatatataaggtccagcccagtttCCTACCTGTTAGGGCGTGTCAAGACCTGGGCTGCTGTTAATGGGACAACCAGAGCTGGGGCCCAATGGGCTTGGTATATTTTCTAGTTCAAGTGGGACTCGAATACATTGAAGATAAGCTTGACTATTGCACAGATATGAATGAGATAGGGATAAATTCAAGGGTGGAGCAATGAATGAAGAGTCCTACTCCatgacatgttataattcgactaggtaacttactctatttttcctataaatacaggtactgttatggttgtgttcattcattactcactattcattattcatcacacattcactctcacttttacagCCATGCACCCATACTCTCTCGTTTTCGTATTAATCATACCccctgccttcaagacactgacttaggcatcggaggggtcacgccaaaAATACATTCGGCGCCCCCCTGACCTAGTTGTTGCCTGTGCAGAACTTGGTGGTACTCGACCCGACCTGCTTCATTGAagatttggaggatccattctaccgcaccgaacccgaggtaaaattccgaCATCATCAGACTTAGTTTTGATTcattatgtttattagtgagtagtagtttttcttcgatcaaggccacgtgattgggccatataatttatgtagaaaacttgatggtttattcaagaattttcagactttattttattttattgattatcgaatttatatttgtcttgtgaatttcctggccagttatttgattgcatgttaattgattccaattcgacagaggaggtttcgattttgatcacttcgatattcaacatgttgtaaaaccaactagaaatagaatttggtttcaatgtgcggtttaagtgtttactgaattttcaaagttcatcatgcattcaaattttattagaattacgaaagattaatccgtcaatatttgaataggtttgattgttctagaaatagtcctttgaacaaattaggaaaattcccgtgaattaagattaaggatgatgtcttagatcgacagcttgttacatgaattgtctggtacctacgtgtgtccttgatcaaaTTATTTCCAATTTGAATTTTAGTCTAAAATTTTCTGTTGCATTTTTATTGAGTTaaaatttaattgcaatttagttttTTAGTTAAATCTAAAATCACTTTGTTTGATTCGTCTAGATTAATTAGGAATAATtatattctggtagtcatatttatacagtccctgtgggttcgacatctgattttaatcactatctataacttgacctggtacgcttgccagttgaaaaCCAAAAAATCTGAAGTGCGGAAATAATGGATAAagcatcctcaaattaaaactttcaaatttaatcataatataaaaataatcaagaaaCTGAACAATTTCTACAATTTTCTAAATATACTCATAAaccttaaataaaatatatgacatacaatttacataaaaataacattatGCGGAAAGCTAGCATAGGTCAAGGGTATCGTGCTCTGCCGCATTGCAATTCCCTCAAGTGTCCCGCCTCTCGATCTCAACGAAAAAACCTGCACCAAacaagtgtagtgagcctaaaaacTCAACAAGTATAATCCTTTAATAGCAAATATATTAGATATTACATGCACATACCTTTAAAATAATTGTAATCAAATACTTTGAAACTTTACTCGAAAAATGCTTTTAACTAAAAATAAGACTTGAACTAAAAGAGGTCGCATACATTAAAACTCACTCAACTTGAACTTAAACTAGAAACTTTAACTGAAAAATCATGCTAGAAACTTTAATTGATATTTAACTTaaatttttctttgaatttagATCTTCAATTGTGACTCCTcgttcgattgatcaatctatagcTATAGTACTATGCTAGCAAGaaaaccaagatttctcccgactCCACATTGCCCCTTGATGGCAAGGAAATTAAGATTTCTCTCAACTCTACAATACCCCTCATTGGCAAGGAAATctagatttctcccaactctaCAATACCCCTAGTTTGGCAAGGAAATCAAgatgtctcccaactccaaaATACCGCTTGTTTGGCAAGTAAACCGAGACATCTCCCAGCTCATCATTGCACGTCAATAGTCACAATCAATTTTCCTCATTCAAAACCTTTTCTTTTCACTTCATAACTCAGCATAACTTTCTTGCCTTTAACTTATCAAGCATGGTTGGAAACACTCGAGTTACACTTATATATGTCATGCATCAT
It encodes:
- the LOC140889908 gene encoding uncharacterized protein; this encodes MAARNLGISRATLYSDSQLAIQQSNGKFEIKDDKMRKYAKELDKAKEGFTELNLELIPRAENIKADHLACLASALSDRPDPIVAGRALVSQLETLDDMLTQVPKGDWRYDLHKYLTAKELPIDNKKSKEIKRRALCFVMIDQILFKRSFTQPLLKCLGPDEANYVLREIHEGSCESHLGSLALARKALLAVGMDIVGPFPISTGQRKFLLVAVDYFSKWVEADPLEKITENEVLNFLWKNIVCRFGIPRRLASDNGRQFCGSKVRAWCQEMKIKQVFTSVAYPQGNVQVEVTNRTIVQSLKTRLDAAKGKWADELPSVLWSYRTTTQSGTGETPFSMVYGTETVLPAEIGQESARIMAYGANNQELRAMDLDLLE